TATTATAGTTACCCACTTATATTCATGCTACGAGAATGATTTTGTTGTCAAATCAAAATTCTTGGTTATTATTCAACAGTTATATAGCATTGCCGGACCAGACACCATGGATGAGATAAAATCAACGGCAGAGATTATTGATTGGTTATCGGTCGGACTAAACCACTTTCTTCCACCACAAGTAACACCAAACCTATCCAAGTTCGCACTCTCCGGCCATAGCCGTGGTGGGAAGACCGCATTTGCCTTGGCCTTAAAGAAATTTGGATACTCGTCCTACCTAAAGATCTCGGCATTGATAGGTATAGATCCGGTCGATGGGATGGGGAAAGGGAAACAAACCCCTCCTCCGGTTTTAACCTATGAACCAAACTCATTTGACCTAGACAAAATGCCTGTTCTAGTGATCGGTTCGGGACTTGGTGAAATTAGCCCGAACCTGTTATTTCCTCCGTGCGCGCCTCCCGGAGTGAACCACCGAGATTTCTACCGGGAATGTCAAGGTCCAGCGTGGCATTTTGTCGCAAAGGATTACGGGCATTTAGACATGCTTGATGATGATACAGAAGGGATTAGAGGCAAGATTTCTCACTATTTGTGTAAGAATGGTGAAGAGAGAAAACCAATGAGGAGATTTGTAGGTGGAAGTATTGTGGCGTTTTTGATCGCTTATTTGGAAGGAGATGATAGTGAATTGGTTAAGATCAAAGATAAGTCTCACGAGGGTGTTCCTGTCGAAATTCAGGAGTTCGAGTTTaaaaactagtttttttttcgttttttgaAACACTCTTTAGTGCTTGTATTTCCTATATATTCTAGACAGGCGCTTGTGTTGcttatgattttgttttgtgtgtTCTTGGCTCATGAAATTGGCCCAATCACATTCAAAAGACTTAAGAGGGTTTATTGGATTAGGAattaaaaagtttttgaaggTTTTTAGATTTGCTTGAATTTGGATGGATTTTGATAATATCTGGATGGTTGTGATGagatacaaaaagaaaattctatTAGTGATTggtaaaaatatttcttttttttcagagTATTTGAGTGATTTAATAATGAATACAAATGATGAAATTTTTGAATAACAGTAACTAAGTctatctctttttttctttttccaaatAAAGTGTAAAGAgatctaaatttttttgtatatttgaaatttttaggatatttacaaatattttcagcttttacaaattatttaaaatgatatttaattttttcaaactttCCTTTCtatagaaattttaattttttggaaaaaatcaaaatgttgattcctaatgaatttttttcttttcatttcaaGGTTTcggttctttttaaaaattgaaactaaggaaacaaaatttacttttaaaaaaaattaaatacaatgAGCCGCAGAAAGTTCTTCGACATTGGAGACTATTAGAGATATCAAACGGGCCAACCGCGTCCAAGTAGCCCAGCCCGTAGCGATTTTTTTATGGGTTGTGCGGGGTTGGCCCGCGGATCTAAATATGTTATGTAGATTTCATGTTataaaagtcattttaaaatatgatatgtaGTTTTGTGCTatgtatatcattttaaaatgaatgtgattttaaaaaaagaagatcatACAACTTTTCTTTTGGAAATGATATACATTAGTGTATTAAACTGAAAAACATTAGTACTAAAAAGAAACGGTAAAAAGAATTGTTGAAAAACGAAGGAGTATAGACAAATAGTATACAGTATTCATGTCAgttaaattatttacatataatataGTCGTTTTTAATTATCATCTAACACTTGTGTCCAAAAATTAACATAGTTGAGAATAACCAGttcattaatatataatgaattGAGATACAAAAGCCAAATAACATCCATAAGCCTACTATGATCAGCTGATATAAAACAAGTGAAATAAAAAGTGTTGAGATAGTTGATTTACAAGATTCACTTCTTTgtgtttattataataattagatttcaaaatttccaaaagaAACATAAACCTAATTTAAGTTATACAAATATGAAACGCGTTTTTTCTAAATGTCTTATTCGTGTTTGTTATTtctattttcttcttcatttgtattttaagtggttaaacttttttttgttatagataatataatattaaaaaacaagTGTCTCAAGTTATTCATAATcttgaaatttcatcaaaaaatttagttttaaaaatgttaagtcAATCCGCATCTAAGTAGTTCAACCCGAAGtggatttaattttattttggttcaTGTGAATCGGCCAGCCGCAGGTTACGGTTTGTATATCTATGTCCAAACCCGCTCCTCGAGTGGACTACTTGGGCATAACCCGCAGGTTATGGTCCACCTTGACATCTCTAGAGACTATGTTACGAGACTATACGGTGCATTTGTCCATACTGATATTCCCGGCAACATCCATGAGATCCAGCATGGATTGACCTGGCTTGCTCGCTTTCTTAACAAAACCACAACACACAACATAGCTGCAACACAATCCTTCAGACAGCAGGATTCGGTCTTCATCAAAGGTATACATCACAGTTCTTGAAAGATGTAAATGTTGTCAGAGAGGTATATAAGCACTACTTTCAATCATCATTCACGCCAAAatagaaaccaaacaaaaaacaatgtGATTCACCATATACACGCGACGAAGACCATATAATAATATACATCCATCCGATTAACAAATACTTGGAATGATGAATTTGGATTGTTCTGAAAAATCCATCAACACCTCCTCCACTAACTCCTCCAGCAACTTCAA
This genomic stretch from Brassica napus cultivar Da-Ae chromosome C9, Da-Ae, whole genome shotgun sequence harbors:
- the LOC125592422 gene encoding chlorophyllase-2-like; the protein is MSPSFLFFTLFLIKEMSSSSSANSFEDGKYKTDLLTVGLSSCCWKKPSSSPTPQSPPKRLLVATPVEEGEYPVVMLLHGYLLYNSFYSQLMLHVSSHGFIVIAPQLYSIAGPDTMDEIKSTAEIIDWLSVGLNHFLPPQVTPNLSKFALSGHSRGGKTAFALALKKFGYSSYLKISALIGIDPVDGMGKGKQTPPPVLTYEPNSFDLDKMPVLVIGSGLGEISPNLLFPPCAPPGVNHRDFYRECQGPAWHFVAKDYGHLDMLDDDTEGIRGKISHYLCKNGEERKPMRRFVGGSIVAFLIAYLEGDDSELVKIKDKSHEGVPVEIQEFEFKN